The Natrinema salaciae genome includes a window with the following:
- a CDS encoding multiprotein bridging factor aMBF1 — protein sequence MVQCEMCGAETSSPNTIKVEGAKLDVCSNCTDFGTEVKQTSSSSTSTKYSTSSNSSSSSSSGGGSTGSSASSSSSGGSSTRRSDMFDDMDELATDYDDRVRNARESKGLSQSDLANELNEKASLIRKIERGDTLPSDRVQSKLETFLEISLSAEGSAGDDSEWSGGSSTGSYTLGDVVKRKD from the coding sequence ATGGTTCAGTGCGAGATGTGTGGGGCCGAGACGTCGTCCCCGAACACCATCAAAGTCGAGGGCGCGAAGCTAGACGTGTGTTCGAACTGCACGGACTTCGGCACTGAAGTCAAACAGACCTCGAGTTCGAGCACGTCGACGAAGTACTCGACGAGTTCGAACTCGTCCTCGTCCTCGTCGAGCGGGGGCGGGTCGACCGGCTCGAGCGCGAGTTCCTCGAGTTCGGGCGGCTCGAGTACGCGCCGCTCGGACATGTTCGACGACATGGATGAGCTGGCGACCGATTACGACGATCGCGTCCGCAACGCCCGCGAAAGCAAGGGGCTCAGCCAGTCCGATCTCGCGAACGAACTCAACGAGAAGGCGAGTCTGATCCGCAAGATCGAACGCGGCGACACGCTGCCGAGCGATCGCGTCCAGTCCAAACTCGAGACCTTCCTCGAGATCTCGCTGAGCGCCGAGGGAAGCGCCGGCGACGACTCCGAGTGGTCCGGCGGCTCCTCGACGGGGAGTTACACGCTGGGTGACGTGGTCAAGCGCAAGGACTGA
- a CDS encoding CDP-alcohol phosphatidyltransferase family protein yields the protein MTLDKFRPYVSRFLDPFVKGFDRVGMTPNGVSVIAFGMAVLSAVAFALGGLEEPVWYAVAAALVFLNGWLDIVDGALAREQEVASAGGDLLDHVLDRYADIVVIAGLAAGLENYLLGFAAVTGVVMTSYLGTQAQAVGLDRVYGGLVGRADRLAIIGVAGFLAYPLAGTTLGGVSLIGWLLVFLAVVGHLTALQRFYYSWAALE from the coding sequence TACGTCTCGCGGTTTCTCGATCCGTTCGTCAAGGGTTTCGACCGCGTCGGCATGACGCCCAACGGCGTGAGCGTGATCGCGTTCGGGATGGCGGTCCTGTCCGCGGTGGCGTTCGCACTCGGCGGCCTCGAGGAGCCGGTCTGGTACGCCGTGGCCGCGGCGCTGGTCTTCCTGAACGGCTGGCTGGACATCGTCGACGGCGCGCTCGCGCGAGAACAGGAGGTCGCGTCGGCCGGCGGGGACCTGCTGGATCACGTCCTCGACAGGTACGCGGACATCGTCGTCATCGCCGGACTGGCCGCGGGGCTCGAGAACTACCTGCTCGGCTTCGCCGCGGTGACCGGCGTCGTGATGACCTCGTATCTGGGGACGCAGGCACAGGCGGTCGGACTCGACCGGGTCTACGGCGGGCTCGTCGGCCGAGCGGACCGGCTGGCGATCATCGGCGTCGCCGGCTTTCTCGCCTATCCGCTGGCGGGAACGACGCTGGGCGGGGTCTCGCTGATCGGCTGGCTGCTGGTCTTCCTCGCGGTCGTCGGCCACCTGACCGCGCTCCAGCGGTTCTACTACTCCTGGGCCGCCCTCGAGTAA
- the tpiA gene encoding triose-phosphate isomerase, whose product MFVLVNLKTYPCDPVAVAEAVRDVDETTDARLAVAPQAAHIERVAETGVETWAQHVDPIDHGSNTGHALAESAADAGAVGTLINHSERRLKLAAIDGAVRAAERADLETVVCANNPAQIGAAAALGPDAVAVEPPELIGTGTPVSQADPDVVEDAVEAAANVDPAVSVLCGAGISTGDDVVAAGDLGAEGVLLASGVAKADDPEAALEDLVEPL is encoded by the coding sequence ATGTTCGTCCTCGTCAACCTGAAGACCTATCCGTGTGACCCGGTCGCCGTCGCGGAAGCCGTTCGCGACGTCGACGAGACCACTGACGCTCGGTTGGCCGTCGCGCCGCAGGCGGCACACATCGAGCGCGTCGCCGAAACGGGCGTGGAGACGTGGGCCCAGCACGTCGATCCGATCGACCACGGGAGCAACACCGGTCACGCGCTCGCCGAGAGCGCGGCCGACGCCGGCGCGGTCGGCACACTGATCAATCACTCCGAGCGGCGGCTGAAACTGGCCGCCATCGACGGTGCCGTCCGAGCGGCCGAGCGGGCCGATCTCGAGACGGTCGTCTGTGCGAACAACCCGGCGCAGATCGGCGCAGCCGCGGCGCTCGGCCCGGACGCCGTCGCCGTCGAACCGCCGGAACTCATCGGCACCGGGACGCCGGTCAGTCAGGCGGACCCCGACGTCGTCGAAGACGCCGTCGAGGCGGCCGCGAACGTCGATCCCGCGGTGTCGGTTCTCTGTGGCGCGGGCATCAGCACGGGCGACGACGTCGTCGCCGCGGGCGACCTCGGTGCCGAGGGCGTCCTGCTGGCCAGCGGGGTCGCGAAGGCGGACGATCCGGAAGCGGCGCTCGAGGATCTCGTCGAGCCGCTCTGA